From Paucidesulfovibrio gracilis DSM 16080, a single genomic window includes:
- a CDS encoding class I SAM-dependent methyltransferase: protein MGEVTFENYGKYAKCVENTTAISGRYCIQADAERRIVNDLISKLSIQSSDSLLDIGCNIGTVFIPLSFLVAQATAVDHPDCLARLQERFKGENVRYMAGNFLTLPFNDERYDKILSYSVLHCLRKDDLVPFVEKAISLLAPGGRLLLGDIPNTSLKQRFLDSDEGIRFQEEWNRLCSQNDSTKECKEVVDCKPDPDNAQFDDESVLALTAYIRKLGCSAYILPQNPELPFGHTREDILVIRPR from the coding sequence ATGGGCGAAGTTACATTTGAAAATTACGGCAAGTATGCGAAGTGCGTTGAAAACACTACCGCAATCTCCGGTCGTTATTGTATCCAAGCCGATGCGGAACGCCGTATTGTCAATGACCTGATTTCCAAACTCAGTATACAGTCATCAGATTCCCTTCTGGACATCGGTTGCAATATTGGAACAGTTTTTATTCCTCTTTCTTTTCTCGTAGCCCAAGCCACGGCTGTGGATCACCCGGATTGTCTGGCACGGCTCCAAGAACGCTTTAAGGGGGAAAACGTCCGGTATATGGCAGGAAATTTTTTGACTCTCCCTTTCAATGATGAGCGATATGATAAAATTTTGAGCTATAGTGTACTGCATTGCCTGCGTAAGGATGACTTGGTTCCTTTTGTGGAAAAGGCCATTTCCCTCCTGGCCCCCGGAGGGAGGCTGCTCCTGGGCGACATACCCAACACCAGCTTGAAACAACGGTTTTTAGATTCTGACGAAGGGATCCGTTTCCAGGAGGAATGGAATCGCCTTTGTTCCCAAAATGATTCGACGAAGGAATGCAAAGAAGTCGTGGACTGCAAACCGGACCCCGACAATGCACAGTTCGACGACGAAAGTGTCTTGGCGTTGACCGCTTATATTCGAAAGCTTGGTTGCAGTGCCTACATTCTTCCTCAGAATCCCGAACTTCCCTTTGGGCATACTCGCGAAGATATTTTAGTGATCCGGCCTAGATAG
- a CDS encoding LbetaH domain-containing protein: protein MIAEMLSRLSGYSGTYQLYGESAFADTVRTGLPWSDMPNAACFAGNRKYLYRALENDNIRTIFLSSQVVVADKALKEISASRGVVLSSKAEELFYLVHNAPLHRVSGAADVFVEPFVHPTAEIHETAVLAKNVHIAEHVTVGPYAVLHDNTVVGAGTRIGSHVVVGEDGLFPRIIQGKKTHIVHFGGVRIGKDVRIQAQSTVASAVYHGGFTVVGDECHLGFGVSIGHDACVGDRCTLSSKALIAGRTQVSSDCWIGAGALVSNSLHLGEAASVKIGAVVVSDVADGKDVSGNFAVDHKLNIARMVKKK, encoded by the coding sequence ATGATAGCCGAAATGTTATCCAGACTGTCGGGATACTCCGGCACTTACCAGCTGTATGGTGAATCAGCCTTTGCCGACACTGTTCGCACCGGGTTGCCCTGGAGCGACATGCCGAATGCCGCCTGCTTTGCAGGAAACCGGAAGTATCTGTATCGCGCCCTGGAAAACGATAATATCAGAACCATCTTCCTCTCTTCCCAGGTGGTTGTCGCGGACAAGGCTTTGAAGGAGATTTCGGCATCCCGAGGGGTTGTGCTCTCCTCCAAGGCTGAAGAGTTGTTTTATCTCGTGCACAATGCTCCATTGCACAGGGTCTCAGGTGCCGCGGATGTTTTTGTGGAGCCGTTTGTCCATCCCACTGCCGAGATACACGAAACAGCTGTTTTGGCCAAAAACGTGCACATTGCAGAGCACGTCACTGTCGGTCCGTATGCCGTGCTTCACGACAATACCGTGGTTGGCGCCGGAACCCGCATAGGATCGCATGTCGTCGTGGGGGAGGATGGGCTGTTTCCCCGGATAATTCAGGGCAAAAAAACGCATATCGTCCATTTTGGGGGGGTTCGCATCGGGAAGGATGTGCGAATCCAGGCCCAAAGCACCGTAGCATCTGCCGTTTATCATGGCGGCTTCACTGTTGTTGGCGATGAATGTCATCTTGGATTTGGTGTGTCCATTGGACATGATGCCTGTGTGGGGGATCGATGCACGCTCTCCAGCAAGGCCTTGATCGCCGGAAGAACCCAGGTGAGCAGCGACTGCTGGATTGGAGCCGGGGCGTTGGTCAGTAATTCGCTACATCTCGGAGAAGCGGCATCTGTAAAAATCGGTGCGGTTGTTGTGTCTGATGTTGCGGATGGAAAAGACGTGTCCGGCAATTTCGCCGTTGACCACAAACTCAACATCGCCCGGATGGTCAAGAAAAAATGA
- a CDS encoding acyl carrier protein produces the protein MISKDDFRTAFHTAVAGVLSTPQPPIRDDETFAEYGLDSLDIMNILLSTEETLGIDIGEMEVTDQDCFDTLYEQYAKTVAN, from the coding sequence ATGATCTCCAAGGATGATTTTCGCACTGCATTTCATACGGCCGTTGCCGGGGTTCTTTCCACTCCGCAACCTCCTATCAGAGACGACGAAACATTTGCCGAGTACGGATTGGATTCGCTCGACATCATGAACATCCTGCTTTCCACCGAAGAAACTCTCGGCATCGACATCGGCGAGATGGAGGTAACGGACCAGGATTGTTTCGACACCCTGTATGAGCAGTATGCAAAAACAGTTGCAAACTAA